The Papio anubis isolate 15944 chromosome 1, Panubis1.0, whole genome shotgun sequence genome window below encodes:
- the MOB3C gene encoding MOB kinase activator 3C yields the protein MALCLKQVFAKDKTFRPRKRFEPGTQRFELYKKAQASLKSGLDLRSVVRLPPGENIDDWIAVHVVDFFNRINLIYGTMAERCSETSCPVMAGGPRYEYRWQDERQYRRPAKLSAPRYMALLMDWIEGLINDEEVFPTRVGVPFPKNFQQVCTKILTRLFRVFVHVYIHHFDSILSMGAEAHVNTCYKHFYYFIREFSLVDQRELEPLREMTERICH from the exons ATGGCCCTGTGCCTGAAGCAGGTGTTCGCCAAGGACAAGACATTCCGGCCGCGGAAGCGCTTTGAGCCGGGCACACAGCGCTTTGAGCTGTACAAGAAGGCACAGGCCTCTCTCAAGTCGGGCCTGGACCTGCGCAGTGTGGTGAGGCTGCCACCTGGGGAGAACATCGACGACTGGATCGCTGTGCATGTGGTGGACTTCTTCAACCGCATCAACCTCATCTACGGTACCATGGCTGAGCGCTGCAGTGAGACCAGCTGCCCGGTCATGGCCGGTGGGCCCCGCTACGAGTACCGCTGGCAAGATGAGCGCCAGTACCGGCGGCCGGCCAAGCTCTCTGCGCCGCGCTATATGGCATTGCTCATGGACTGGATCGAAGGCCTCATCAACGACGAAGAGGTCTTTCCCACGCGTGTTG GAGTTCCCTTCCCTAAGAACTTCCAGCAGGTCTGCACCAAGATCCTGACCCGCCTCTTCCGAGTCTTTGTCCATGTCTACATCCACCACTTCGATAGCATCCTCAGCATGGGGGCAGAGGCGCACGTCAACACCTGCTACAAGCACTTCTACTACTTCATCCGCGAGTTCAGTCTGGTGGACCAGCGGGAGCTGGAGCCACTG AGGGAGATGACAGAGCGGATCTGCCACTGA